A stretch of Mycobacterium sp. ITM-2016-00316 DNA encodes these proteins:
- the mltG gene encoding endolytic transglycosylase MltG, with translation MSDHWSPERSEPQSVGPPRRRLSRAARAQERRTARRRRVFSVAALVTLVVVVVGVVFVGSKMWHGLFGGTSDFAGEGTADVVIEVHSGDSTTAIGQTLQEQNVVSSSKAFVEAAATNPAIAAIQPGFYKLRTEIPASSAVQKLADPENRVGQMVIPEGRQLDDVADVKTNAVTKGILSLISDASCVDLDGTRACVSADDLRLAAGTADPAALSVPGWANSGVTEMGSDHRRLEGLIAPGSWNVNPSGSAEEILASLIGASTAQYEANGLLAAAETTQMSPYEILIVASLVQRESKPQDFSKVARVIFNRLAENRKLEFDSTVNYSLDRTEIATTDGDRARVTPWNTYASLGLPKTPICSPGQPALAAAENPEPGDWLYFVTIDMQGTTLFTRDYEQHLASIELARNNGVLDSAR, from the coding sequence ATGAGTGATCACTGGAGTCCCGAGCGCAGCGAACCGCAGTCGGTCGGGCCACCGCGCCGCCGGCTCAGTCGCGCCGCCCGGGCGCAGGAACGACGCACCGCACGGCGCCGCCGGGTGTTCTCGGTCGCCGCGCTGGTGACGCTCGTGGTCGTCGTCGTCGGGGTGGTGTTCGTGGGCTCCAAGATGTGGCACGGCCTGTTCGGCGGCACCAGCGATTTCGCCGGCGAAGGCACTGCCGATGTCGTCATCGAGGTGCACAGCGGCGACTCGACCACCGCGATCGGGCAGACGCTGCAGGAACAGAACGTGGTCTCCTCGTCGAAGGCATTCGTCGAGGCCGCCGCCACCAATCCGGCGATCGCGGCGATCCAGCCCGGGTTCTACAAACTGCGCACCGAAATCCCCGCGTCCAGCGCCGTGCAGAAGCTCGCCGATCCGGAGAACCGGGTCGGCCAGATGGTCATCCCCGAGGGCCGCCAGCTCGACGACGTCGCCGACGTCAAGACCAACGCCGTCACCAAGGGCATCCTCTCGCTCATCTCGGACGCCTCCTGCGTCGACCTCGACGGCACCCGGGCGTGTGTTTCAGCCGACGATCTCAGGCTGGCCGCCGGTACCGCCGACCCGGCGGCGCTGTCGGTGCCCGGCTGGGCGAACTCCGGGGTGACCGAGATGGGCAGCGATCACCGCCGGCTGGAGGGCCTGATCGCGCCGGGCAGCTGGAACGTCAATCCGTCGGGTTCGGCCGAGGAGATCCTGGCCAGCCTGATCGGAGCGAGCACCGCCCAGTACGAGGCCAACGGCTTGCTTGCCGCCGCGGAGACCACCCAGATGTCGCCGTACGAGATCCTGATCGTCGCCTCACTGGTGCAGCGCGAGTCCAAGCCGCAGGACTTCTCCAAGGTGGCGCGGGTGATCTTCAACCGGCTCGCCGAGAACCGCAAGCTGGAGTTCGATTCCACGGTGAACTACTCCCTGGACCGCACCGAGATCGCCACCACCGACGGTGATCGTGCCCGGGTGACACCGTGGAACACCTATGCCTCCCTTGGCCTTCCGAAGACGCCGATCTGTTCGCCGGGCCAACCCGCGCTGGCGGCGGCCGAGAATCCGGAGCCGGGGGACTGGCTGTACTTCGTCACCATCGACATGCAGGGCACGACTTTGTTCACCCGCGATTACGAGCAGCACCTGGCGAGCATCGAACTGGCCAGGAACAACGGTGTTCTCGACAGTGCCCGGTAG